DNA from Mustela erminea isolate mMusErm1 chromosome 18, mMusErm1.Pri, whole genome shotgun sequence:
AGGTGAAACCCATTCCACTTAGGGAGGGAACTGGTGGGTGGCGAGAGTATACCAGACCAGTGTCTGTAActgttctctctccatctacGATCCAGGCCAAGGATTCAAGGATGTTCCATAAAAGACTCCCTCCTTCATGGACCTTGGCCATGTGGAATTTCTTCTTGTGCTGACCTGGATCTCATCTGAACTCTAACGCAGAACCTTCCTTTGAGGATTGATTATTGCCTCTAAATAGTTCCATGTGTTAATTAGTCAGACCAATCCTTGCTTTCCAAGGCCACCCTACCTGGGACTTGTCGTGGGTGGGGGCAGGTCCTACTTTCTCTCAGATCCAACTGGGGCTCTTAAGACCTCGGCATAAATCAGAGCCCTGGGTCCCTCATTCGtctgaaaggaaaggaagggtgggtgggagggcgTGTTGAGTTAGAGGTGCTTATGGGAAATGTCTGGTTCTTGTGTTTATGAGAAAGGtctgagctggagagagagatttCAGATCGTTACTGCCTTGGAGATGGAGCAGAAGCCACGAGGATGAGTTGCTCAGGTAGAATGAGCTGCATGAGAAGAGAGTAAAGGATGAAGCCCTGAGAGGACCAACAAGAAAAGGCCAGGCAGAGGTGCCTGCAAAGGAGACAGGGTACCTAACTGTGGCAAGAGTAGGAGACACTCCAccaaaaatatgaagaaacttTAGACAAGGAGGAAGGAGTCAACAGTGTCAAACGCAGTGGAGAAGTCTAGTAAAATGAGGTCTGAATTAGATTCAGCAACTGAGAAGTCCCGAGGACCTTGGCACCAGCTCATTCAGGGCTCGGTGGGAACAGTGCTGGCAGGCACAGAAAATTCGGTACTGGCTAGGCTCACCACCTGTTTCCATTTACGTTGTTTTTTTAGCTAAAACACCCAAATACATTGCTAGTCTGGAGCAATGCAAAAGCTTGGGATCTCCTTTAAAAACTATGCAGATGTCTCTCTGGGTTCATACAGAGTACTGTCTTACAGTTTACCTTTAGGTTCTGAGCCTGTAAGCTGGTGAACACTTGCATTTCACATAACATAAACGTGGCTTTCCAGGGCAATGCTAGTCCCACATCACCAGTCCCTCTGACTGCAAAGAGTCTGGAGTACCAGCCCCAGCCCTTGGCTCTCCATCCGGCCATACGGCTCCACCTCCTACACCGTCCCTGCCTTTTCCTACACTTGGCTAGCTTCGCTCGTTTGCTCACTCATTTGTTGGGCCCCTTGTCTCTCCTCAAAGGTGTAATTGTCAAACAAAACATATACCGCGTACATCTAACCATGCTTTCACGTTTACTTACAAAGCACCGTCCACCACTAACCTCTGTAAGGAATGCTTAAGCTGGAAGGGCCGCGGGGAGGCGCGTGCGCCCCCTGCCGCAGCCCCGGAGCGCTGCAGCCCCGCGGACGCGCTCCCGTTCCCCGCCGCCTCCCGCCTTTGGGCGCCCGAGAGGAGGCAGCAAGGGCAGTGCCCGCGCAAAGCCTCCTGGGAAAGGGCTGGCCGGCCAATCCCTGTACTCACCGCGCCGCATCCCCGGAGAAGACGGCGCTTTCTGGCGACTCTACATCTTGATGCTACCCAAGCCTGATTCAGTATTCACAAGAGGCTTTGAGGGAACGTGAGACCTCTTTCGCCGGATGCCTGAGCGGACTTTGCTGCCGCAGTTTCTTGGACTTGCTCGTTGTGGCGAATCTGCCGTTGCGGCACAGTGGCTAGGCGCGCAGGGCCCTAACGTGAGGCTTGCGGAATCTGCTGCGGGAAGAAGAACGCGAGGGTTTCTGCGGCAGCTGCAGTCATGGCGGCAACTGCGCCCAGCGCGGGGGGCTCCGCGCCTGAGGCGCCGGGTTCCGCCGAAGCCCCGCTGCAGTACAGCCTTCTTCTGCAATACCTAGTGGGCGACAAGCGTCAGCCCCGGGTCCTGGAGCCCAGTAGCCTGGGCGGGATCCCGAGCCCGACCAAGAGTGAGGAACAGAAAATGATCGAGAAGGCGATGGAAAGCTGTGCCTTCAAGGCAGCGCTGGCCTGCGTGGGAGGTAAGGcaagactgggggtggggggcgttggGAGGCTGAGGGCTTGGACGGCAGCGAGGTCCTCTGCCAAGACCACGCTCCTGGGAGGCGAGGAGCCTGTGGACCTCGATCTCGACTGCACCCCTGCCTCGATGCGTGAACTCGAGTAACCCTTCTCTAGGCCCTGAGGTTAATTTCCGCCTCTAGAAATTGGATCAGAAAGTCGGTACTGTATGGGTCGGGGCTTGGAGGTTGGTTATAAAATGGtcgacttcattcattcattaattcactttTAAATAAGCATTCTTTTAAATTGTTACAAGTAACCATCACGTGCTCAGTGGCGAGGCAAGGTAAGAGACCAGAGCCTGGTTCTcatgaagataaaattttaatatatacagaAGCAGGAGTGTTGGGAAGGAGCCTGGCAGGAGAGTGGGACACAGGGGACAGCAGATGCAAACGTCTGACAGGAACCGGCTTCAGGTTTGAAAAACACATGTCAGTGTGGCCAGTATGATCAGATGGTGGTGAACATAGGGGGAAAGAAGTCTGGAGCACCCCCTGCTCCCCCTTTTTAAACCTTTGAAGGTTTAAATGTTTGAATGTAGGGTCTTGTAAAGAGGTTGGCCACATTTGCAGATGAATTGAAATCTTAATATGAATGAAAGACcagcaagaaacaaataataaatacgGTGAGTGCAGATGTGAAGTATAGTAGAAAGGAAAGGGGATTTTTTGGTTTGGGGAAGGCTGCAGGAGGTGAGACTGCCCCTGTATCTTGAAGGATTGAGAGAATGGGGGTAGTAGCCCTTTAAAATTGGGGGTGGAGTTGGGGATTTGGGCTTTTTGCCTTTAGGCATTAGGGCAGTAATTGGTGCACGTGATGATCCAGCATAGAGTGTggtgagggaaagaaaagtctATGGATAGGGAGATGGTTTAGGGAATTGGCTAAACCGAACCTCAGTGAGGCCTGGGCTGGCTCTTTGTTCATCATTATGCCTGACACTACTAAGTCGCttacatatttgttgaaatgatgaATAAGTATTTGTAATGCTCCCGAGTGGAAGCGGTAAAGGTCCTAGACTAGGATACTTGTGAACACAGGTTTGTAGGAGGGGAGCAAATCAGCTGTCAGAAATGCCCTTGAAGTTTGGAGCTGGAGTGACTGAAAAGAAGGAGCCATAAGTAAGAAAGTTTGGAGGGAAGATGCCATGATTTCATTAAACATATATTGACCTTGAGGTGATGAGAGGACATGTAAATGGAAATGTCCAGCAGGCTCAGGAAGTTGGGGACAGCAGTGTGCTGATCAAATCAAAATCAGTGTGGTTTGCCTTTTGGTAGCTTTGTGAACTTAtggaagttacttaacctccctgagcctcagccgCTTCAGCTACAGAATGGAGACATTAATAGTATCAACAATATAGGActatagtgaaaaataaaagaagctgtGCCTGTAAAGCATCAGTAACTGACGCATGGTACTACTCACTAAATGACTTGTCAATGTCACCATCGTCAAGGGAGTGATTTGCAAAGTTGCTAGCTGAATGTATGAGTATAGACAGAGAACAGAAGGTTAAAGATTGAATCTTTAGGAATGTCAGAAAAtgagaggccaaaaaaaaaaaaaaggaaaagaaaaagaaaatcaaaggaggctggggtacctgggtggctcagtcggttgagcatgtGCCTttatcttgggtcatgatcccagggttctggaatcgagcccagcattgggctccctgctcagcaggcagcctgcttctccctgtcctcctaTGCTTGTGCTCCCTATCGctgtctgtgtctttctctcaaataaataaatcttcaaaaaaaaagaaagaaggaaggaagaaatccaaAGGAAGATAGAGAAGCTGTCAGCAAGACAGTTCCTGGCTTGTGTGATGTGGAAACCAGGTAACTGGAGGGTCTGAGTGTTAAGGTGGAGTTGGAGGGGTAGATAGGGGTGTCCTATTTGCTGGTGGCCATCCAAAATGTGCTATTCGAGTATGATGACCTCATTACAGTACCCCAGAAAACAtgccaaagaaaaaatattcatttctatgtttgtttttaggatttgTCTTGGGAGGTGCCTTTGGGGTGTTCACTGCCGGCATTGATACCAATGTGGGCTTTGACCCTAAGGATCCTTACCGTACGCCGACAGCAAAAGAAGTTCTTAAAGACATGGGACAGAGAGGAATGTCCTACGCCAAAAATTTTGCCATTGTGGGCGCCATGTTTTCTTGCACTGAGTGTTTGGTAGAATCTGTAAGTGTCTCTGCCTTCTGAAAAAGCCTTGCCTGTACCATCTtacgaattcttttttttttttttttttaagttttaatttacttgacggagagagggagaataagcaggggaagaggcaggcagagggagagagagaagcaagctccctgttgagcagacagccggatgcagggctccatcccaggaccccaggatcatgacctgagctgaaggcagaggctttaacccactgagccacccagccccccccaTCTTATGACTTCTAACGAGAAATGTTCATTAGAAAGCAGATCAGATATGTCTGATACTTGGTAGATTGAATTTTCATTAGATAGCCCCTaaggtaaacttttttttattgcctttatttaggcttgcattattttttacttctctttgtaGGCTAGAAGTtggttaagtattttattttgtacgtttttaaaaattctagttagtgtacagtgtaatattagtttcaggtgtacaatattgtgATCCCACATTTTCATACAATACCCCGTgatcatcacaagtgccctccttaatccccatcacctatttcccccccccccccccacctcccttctggtcaCCATCAATTTGTTcgctatagttaagagtctgttgcttGGTTTGCccttctcagtctctcttttttccctttgcccatttgttttgttaattaaatTCCACGTGAATGAAATcctatggcatttgtttttctgtgactgaattatttcgcttagcataatactcctagctccatccatgatgtctcagatggcaagatttctttcttttttttttttttttaatttttatttatttttttttttaagatttttgtttatttatttgatacacagagagagatcgcaggtaggcagactcaggcagagagagagagagagagagagggaagcaggctccctgtggagcagagagcctgatgcggggctcgatcccaggaccctgagatcatgacctgaaccgaaggcagaggtttaacccactgagccaccccaggtgcccctcagatggcaagatttcattcttttttatggcctgAGTAATATccctgtgtgtgtatacatctttatcacatctttatccattcgtcaatAGATGGAAAGTTgggctgttttcataatttggctattgtagataatgctgctataaacattatgatgcatgtatccctctgaattggtatatttgttttctttgggtaaatacctagcagtgtgattgctggattgtatggtagagtttttttttttaagatttttttttaagtaattgctatACTCAACATGGGGGTCAAACTCctaaccctgagctcaagagacACACACTCtacaactgagctagccaggtgccccaggagttctatttttaactttctgaggaacctccatgctgtcttccagagtgatTGTACCAGttcatattcccaccagcagtgcaatggggttcctctttctccatgtcCTCGCCGACACCtgttgtttattgtgtttttagccattctgacaggcgtgaGGCGGCAGCtcatttagttttgatttgcgcTTTCCTGGTGCTGAGTGACGTTGTGcgtgttttcatgtgtctgttccaAGTTGGTGAGTGATTTTGACCTTGAGACTTATTGGGGAACCAGAGAAGAGATCTGGATTACTTCTCAAGTGGCACACTTGGTTTCAGCACTCTGGTACCACCTGCAGGAAGCACCCATGAACACATTGAAATTTTAGGAACTATATTTTGGAAAGCAAAAAGGATTAGGTTTCCTTTGGGGAGGGACTGAATTAGCCAGCTAGAAaccctgtgttttttttcccttaatcaTCTTGTGTGGCTTGTTTCTTTGGCTCTAAACTGCACTTCTCCGCCCACAGTACCGGGGAAAATCAGATTGGAAGAACAGTGTCATTAGTGGCTGCATCACTGGAGGAGCCATTGGTTTCAGAGGTTAGTAAACAACTCTCGCATGGTTTTCTTTGTGGCCTTGGACAGCGTGCCGTAGTTGACGTTTCCAAACACATGAGTGTTCCAGGGACAGCCCAAGGCATATGTGGACACTTGATACTCTTCTAAGTAAATCACTTTTACTTCCACATTAACTTAATTTTGGAAACTTCTAGTATTTAGATCGGGGTTTTTCATCATTGGCATCGTTCGTGGGCATTGTGGACCACATAAATCTTTGCTGGAGGGATAGTGGGGCTTTCCTGTGCATTGTGGGATGTTCAGCAGTATCCCTGGCTGCTTACCCACTAGAAGCTGATAGCATCCCTTCGTTGCGACAATTGAGAGTGTCTCTAGACACTGGCAAATTCCCCCAGGGGACAGAATCACCCATGGCTGAGAACCACAGAAAGATctggattttagaaaaaaaaactgccCTCACATTGAAATGGTAGGAAGAGCTTCCTCCCAGTAAGGAATTCCAGAAGTGTATTGATCTGTAGGTTAGGACAGAAGCACAGCTAGGTCTCGTTCAGCCCCGGAGAGCCCACTGATCCAAATGGCAGGCGCTGTTGAACTCTCAGGTCCGTGCATTTCAAGtagtttagacattttttttttttttaaatactatacaATTGTCAGTGTAAGTTCTGTGGTAATGTCTTTCTGCAGTTAAGGATTCTTAGACTTCTACCCCCTGAAAGCCTGATAGGAGTATTCTGGAAGTGTCCAGTTATCAGCagtaaacaacaaagaaaaccgtTCTCTACACTTCTGTCAGTGTGCCCATCAGGAGTTGGTttggaggggggcacctgggtggctcattcggttgagtgtgtctgcctttggctcaggtcgtgattccggggtcctgggatttaactccacatcaggctccctgctctgtggggagcctgcttctccccctgcctctctccctgcttgtgctttccctctctctctcaaatttaaaaaaaaaaaaaaaaaagtgcagtttGGGGTGTCAGTGACCTGACTCTCCTCCTGGTGGCAGTTGCTGggccactctccctctgccatgccCTGATTTACCCAAAGCAaagagcctgttttctcctcagaGAGACAGGATCATTTGCTGTCATTAAAAGCTGCTTCTCTTCGGACAGGCACTTGTGATTTATAGAGTAACTTTTCCTTTGGTCTTCCCATCGCTCAGCTCTGTCAGGGACATTGAGCAGCTCAGCTCCCTCCAGGACTGCTTTGATCACCTTCCCAGGaatttatttcataaacaaaTCAGGGTTAACAGGCCATATGCTTTCATTTGCTTGCAAGGGCTGGTTCTCTTAACCAGTTTCCTGCCTGTGAGGGGCTATTTCGTGAAACTGGAAATCGTCATCTTTTGGAATGAGAAAAGTTGAACGTACGGCTAGATAAAACCCACTGGTGTAGACTGTGGACACGGGTTCCTAGAAGTCTTACACATCCCGTGGCTCGGCTGACTGACTTAGAAGCTTCACACAGGCGTCCCTGTTGCAGTGGCCAGGTAGACTTCTGAAGGCAGCCTGGCTCGGTGTCTGTCCCCGCAGGTAATGTCATTTCTGTTTACTTCACAGCGGGCTTAAAGGCCGGGCTTCTCGGGTGTGGCGGTTTCGCTGCTTTCTCTGCTGCCATTGA
Protein-coding regions in this window:
- the TIMM22 gene encoding mitochondrial import inner membrane translocase subunit Tim22 is translated as MAATAPSAGGSAPEAPGSAEAPLQYSLLLQYLVGDKRQPRVLEPSSLGGIPSPTKSEEQKMIEKAMESCAFKAALACVGGFVLGGAFGVFTAGIDTNVGFDPKDPYRTPTAKEVLKDMGQRGMSYAKNFAIVGAMFSCTECLVESYRGKSDWKNSVISGCITGGAIGFRAGLKAGLLGCGGFAAFSAAIDYYLR